In the genome of Nonomuraea sp. NBC_00507, the window GAGCTGGAACCTCGGTGCCTGGACGAGATCGCAACACAGCTTGGGATCAGCGCCTCACCCACGACCATCTCAACTTGAGCGCATGTCACCCGGCTCAACGCGATCAATGACCAGCAGGCTCCACCCGGGACCTGGCGGCGTTCCCGGGCGTTTGGGCGCGGGGCTCGGGGAGGTCAAGATTTCCGGCGTCGAGCTGTCGATTTCCTGGCTCGTCGTTCGTCTTTCTGCGTGACCATCCGGTGGGTTGCTCATGGGTATGAGCGCCCAATCACATGAGGAGTACACAATGAAGTTTGTAGAAGCCGCCGGGGCCGCCGACGAAACGACGATGCAGTCGATGCTGGCCGCCGATCCCGGGCTGCGCGATCGGCACGCGGATCTGGTTACGCGGATGTCCGAGGCGCGCAACTGGTCAGCGGTCCGGCTGCTGGTCGATCTTGGTTTCGGCGTCAATGGCGTCACCTCCGACGGTGCTACTGCCTTGCACCATGCGGCGGCCGCCGGCGAGCTGTCGATCGTGCGCCTGCTGGTCGAGCACGGTGCCGACCACACCGCCCGCGAACCCCAGTTCAACGCGCAGCCGGCGGGCTGGGCGCAATACTTCAAGAAGCGGGAAATCCAGAAATATCTCGAATCCCTGGCCTGATACCGCACTGCCCGGTCACGCGGCATCAGGCCCCCAGCTCGTTGAAATCTTTCCACAGGCGGTGCTGGAACGCGCCCGCAAACGAGGCCGGTCGATGGGATCGCTGGCCAGGGCGTTGGAGGGCTCTTCACCGACCACGGTTTGCCGCTGCTGGCCGACCAGAGCGAGCGGTTGGCCGCCGGTCGACGGCAGCGCCGCATCGACGTGGTCCCCGACGTGTTCGCCTCCTACGAGTACGACCTGGTGTTCAACGACTTCTTGTCAGCATGGTGGCCAGCGCGGCAAACACGCAGGTAGGCTCCGCCCTGACCTGGCGGCGTTCCCGGGCGTTTGGGCGCGCGGCTCGGGGAGGTCAAGATTTCCGTCGTTGAGCTGTCGATTTCCTGGCTCGTCGTTCGTCTTAGTGCGCGACCGTTCGGCGGCAAGGAGGATGCGATGAAGTACGTCATGCTGATCTATCAGGTTGACGCGCAGGAGCGACAGGCTGCGCTGTCCGAGGAGGAGCAGAAGCAGGTTTACGCCGACTACCAAGGGATCAATGAGACGCCGGGCGTCACCTCCGTGCCGCCGATGGGCCATCCCGAGAA includes:
- a CDS encoding ankyrin repeat domain-containing protein, whose translation is MKFVEAAGAADETTMQSMLAADPGLRDRHADLVTRMSEARNWSAVRLLVDLGFGVNGVTSDGATALHHAAAAGELSIVRLLVEHGADHTAREPQFNAQPAGWAQYFKKREIQKYLESLA